The Geotrypetes seraphini chromosome 6, aGeoSer1.1, whole genome shotgun sequence genome includes a window with the following:
- the MZT1 gene encoding mitotic-spindle organizing protein 1 isoform X2 — protein MASAANLSAVRDTMDVLLEISKLLNTGLDMETLSICVRLCEQGINPEALSSVIKELRKATEALKASENITS, from the exons ATGGCGAGTGCCGCAAATCTGAGTGCTGTCAGAGATACCATGGATG TTCTGCTTGAAATTTCAAAGTTATTGAACACTGGACTGGATATGGAAACATTATCTATTTGTGTGCGACTGTGTGAACAAGGAATCAATCCAGAAGCTCTATCATCGGTTATTAAAGAACTTCGGAAGGCTACTGAGGCTTTAAAG
- the MZT1 gene encoding mitotic-spindle organizing protein 1 isoform X1: MASAANLSAVRDTMDVLLEISKLLNTGLDMETLSICVRLCEQGINPEALSSVIKELRKATEALKSLVLLSHSGCSSSLRRSKHSMAQ, encoded by the exons ATGGCGAGTGCCGCAAATCTGAGTGCTGTCAGAGATACCATGGATG TTCTGCTTGAAATTTCAAAGTTATTGAACACTGGACTGGATATGGAAACATTATCTATTTGTGTGCGACTGTGTGAACAAGGAATCAATCCAGAAGCTCTATCATCGGTTATTAAAGAACTTCGGAAGGCTACTGAGGCTTTAAAG TCCTTGGTTTTGCTCTCTCACTCTGGCTGCAGTTCCAGCCTACGCCGCTCCAaacacagcatggcacagtga